The following proteins are co-located in the Triticum aestivum cultivar Chinese Spring chromosome 1A, IWGSC CS RefSeq v2.1, whole genome shotgun sequence genome:
- the LOC123189526 gene encoding dnaJ homolog subfamily B member 4 gives MEADYYKVLGVGRGATDDELKKAYRRLVMKYHPDKNPSPQADTLFKQVSVAYDVLSDPDKRAIYDQYGEEGIKAGVAPPSPSAAHAHGFGGGPGFRFHPRSADEIFQEMFGGSYFGQGPRGPWSGGSAPQSVPGCAAAAAAAAAAGFSPGSGEASGGSARKGAAIERQLACSLEDLHKGATKKMKISRDVLDSVGKPMSVEEILTIDIKPGWKKGTKITFPEKGNETRNVIPSDLVFIIEERAHPKFKRDGNDLVYTHKISLVDALTGCAVQLTTLDGRSLTVPVKSVISPTYEEVVQGEGMPITREPSKKGNLRIKFQIKFPTALTADQKAGVQQLLS, from the exons ATGGAGGCGGACTACTACAAGGTGCTCGGCGTCGGCCGCGGCGCCACCGACGACGAACTCAAGAAGGCCTACCGCCGCCTCGTCATGAAGTACCACCCGGACAAGAACCCCTCCCCGCAGGCCGACACCCTCTTCAAGCAGGTCTCCGTGGCCTACGAC GTGCTCAGCGACCCGGATAAGCGCGCCATCTACGACCAGTACGGCGAGGAGGGGATCAAGGCGGGCGTCGCCCCGCCCTCCCCCTCCGCCGCGCACGCGCACGGATTCGGCGGCGGCCCCGGGTTCCGCTTCCATCCGAGGAGCGCCGACGAGATCTTCCAGGAGATGTTCGGGGGTTCGTACTTCGGGCAGGGGCCGCGCGGCCCCTGGAGCGGAGGCAGCGCTCCGCAGTCTGTCCCGGggtgcgccgccgccgctgccgccgccgccgctgcaggaTTCTCTCCAGGGTCAGGGGAGGCGTCCGGAGGGTCGGCGAGGAAGGGAGCGGCGATCGAGCGGCAGCTAGCGTGCAGTCTGGAAGACCTGCACAAGGGCGCcaccaagaagatgaagatctCCAGGGATGTCCTCGACTCCGTCGG GAAACCAATGAGTGTGGAGGAGATCCTAACAATTGATATCAAGCCTGGATGGAAGAAGGGCACAAAGATCACCTTCCCCGAGAAAGGCAACGAGACACGTAACGTCATACCATCAGATCTCGTGTTCATAATAGAAGAACGGGCACACCCGAAATTCAAGAGAGATGGGAATGACCTTGTTTACACGCATAAGATCTCCCTCGTGGATGCTTTGACTGGCTGTGCAGTCCAGCTGACAACTCTGGATGGGCGAAGTTTAACCGTTCCCGTGAAGTCTGTCATCAGTCCCACCTACGAAGAAGTTGTGCAGGGTGAAGGGATGCCGATCACAAGGGAGCCGTCTAAGAAAGGTAACCTAAGGATCAAGTTTCAGATCAAGTTCCCCACCGCTCTAACAGCTGACCAGAAGGCAGGGGTCCAGCAACTTCTGTCTTAG